Proteins encoded within one genomic window of Fibrobacter sp. UWB16:
- a CDS encoding family 43 glycosylhydrolase, protein MRTRGSGFFTTLEWAFFGLFCLFGAFGAQSALAANPLTTDFYSADAAALVHNDSLFIFAGHDEQGPQGNNNKAFIMNDWHVLVTDDMEHYHDYGAVLSVKTFKWANASAFAGHCEYRNGKFYWYVAVHHGTIKENGSEGFAIGVAVADHPSGPWKDAIGQALITDNTPNGVKLNIDPAIFYDGDDIWMYWGSWSAGRRVKLKENMIELASTPEDIKIKDFFEAPWMHYFRGNYYFSYASGYPSTTNYSMAPSLNGLWTQKGVINDKMENSETNHQAIFKYLGHWYFMYHGANSPGGWTYRRSVNIDYLYYDRDGLIQKIKHTDGVDPVNNALIEEGGYRLTVSHSNLALEDYDGVVVQQAADEKNEAQLWVLANGDSARYYTLKNFATGRYYCPPKTLLDTVKTSETSCEIRIENASAKKGYFLFADYDGDYLGDVLNISKEVGMPVITWVRTGTDNQKVQFAKAELPKVEPPTDSGIGGTTGIAHGLRGSMDALNAPSLQQVRYDASARVIRLGADASWALLDVNGVVVRRGYGREIQVRSVCSGMYFVRAARTTAKVLVR, encoded by the coding sequence ATGAGGACTAGGGGTTCTGGATTTTTTACGACGTTGGAATGGGCCTTTTTTGGCCTCTTTTGCCTATTTGGCGCTTTTGGTGCGCAATCGGCTTTGGCCGCAAATCCGTTGACGACGGACTTTTATTCTGCGGATGCCGCAGCCCTCGTGCATAACGACTCGCTCTTTATTTTTGCGGGGCATGACGAGCAGGGGCCGCAGGGCAATAACAATAAAGCTTTCATCATGAACGACTGGCACGTGCTCGTGACCGACGATATGGAACATTATCACGATTACGGGGCGGTTTTGAGCGTCAAGACGTTCAAATGGGCGAATGCGAGCGCTTTTGCGGGCCACTGCGAATACCGAAATGGCAAGTTTTACTGGTACGTGGCCGTCCATCACGGGACCATCAAGGAAAATGGAAGCGAAGGTTTTGCTATTGGCGTTGCCGTCGCGGATCATCCGTCTGGACCGTGGAAAGACGCCATCGGGCAGGCGCTTATCACCGACAATACGCCGAATGGCGTGAAATTGAACATCGACCCTGCGATTTTTTACGATGGCGACGATATCTGGATGTATTGGGGCTCGTGGAGTGCTGGCCGCCGTGTAAAGCTCAAGGAAAATATGATTGAGCTTGCGAGTACACCCGAAGATATCAAAATCAAGGATTTTTTTGAAGCTCCGTGGATGCATTATTTCCGTGGCAATTATTACTTCAGTTATGCTTCGGGTTACCCCTCGACGACGAATTATTCCATGGCGCCGAGCCTGAACGGACTATGGACGCAAAAAGGCGTCATCAACGACAAAATGGAAAATTCCGAGACGAACCATCAGGCGATTTTCAAGTATCTCGGGCACTGGTATTTCATGTATCACGGTGCGAATTCTCCGGGCGGCTGGACGTATCGCCGTTCCGTGAATATCGACTATCTCTATTACGACCGCGATGGCTTAATCCAGAAAATCAAGCATACGGATGGCGTGGATCCAGTCAACAATGCGCTTATCGAAGAGGGTGGTTACCGCTTGACGGTTTCGCATAGCAATTTGGCTCTCGAAGATTACGATGGTGTCGTGGTGCAACAAGCTGCGGACGAAAAGAACGAGGCTCAACTTTGGGTGCTTGCGAATGGCGATTCGGCGCGTTATTACACGCTTAAAAATTTTGCAACGGGCCGATACTATTGCCCGCCCAAGACGTTGTTGGATACGGTGAAAACTTCTGAAACATCTTGTGAAATCCGCATTGAAAATGCATCGGCAAAGAAGGGGTACTTCTTGTTCGCGGATTACGATGGCGATTACCTTGGCGATGTGCTGAACATTTCAAAGGAAGTCGGGATGCCGGTCATCACGTGGGTGCGCACAGGAACGGATAATCAAAAAGTGCAATTTGCAAAAGCGGAATTGCCGAAAGTTGAACCGCCGACAGATTCCGGCATTGGTGGGACAACGGGGATTGCGCATGGCTTGCGCGGTTCTATGGATGCGTTGAATGCGCCGTCTTTGCAACAAGTTCGCTACGATGCTAGCGCTCGCGTGATTCGTTTGGGCGCTGATGCGTCTTGGGCTTTGCTAGATGTAAATGGTGTTGTTGTGCGTCGTGGTTATGGTCGTGAAATCCAAGTGCGTTCCGTTTGCTCGGGGATGTACTTTGTTCGCGCAGCCCGTACTACAGCAAAGGTTTTGGTAAGATGA
- the hisS gene encoding histidine--tRNA ligase, with the protein MSIAIPQLPKGTRDFYPEAERIQNYIFDTWRKVAESFAYEEYEGPMFEHLELYTGKSGEEIVSQLYNFKDKGDREIALRPEMTPTLARLVIQKARELKKPFKWFSMPRLFRYEKAQKGRLREFFQLNMDIIGTESIYAEADLLASIATMLRKFGLKDSDFAIGVSSRKLLATYLEEIGAPNPALVYPVLDRRLKIGPEAFAKALTEAGLSEAQIKQLDDFMSCKSIEEVRAAVKSENATAALKEIEDLFATLAAAGFSECVNLDLSIVRGLAYYTGIVFEVFDKGKSMRAIAGGGRYDSLTEKLGGDRIPGVGFGMGDVVLADLLRERGLLPSPKQHVDFYIASFTNDMKKIFETAQVFRANGNSVSHPLATMKMGKQLEQANYQGASIVVYVDGDKAAEGQFEFKDLRDGTMHVGDVAEIIERSKQNIESKKS; encoded by the coding sequence ATGAGTATTGCAATTCCTCAACTGCCCAAGGGCACACGTGATTTTTACCCGGAAGCCGAGCGCATCCAGAACTATATTTTTGACACCTGGCGCAAAGTCGCCGAAAGCTTCGCCTACGAAGAATACGAAGGTCCGATGTTTGAGCATCTGGAACTTTACACCGGCAAGTCCGGCGAAGAAATCGTAAGCCAGCTCTACAACTTCAAGGACAAGGGCGACCGCGAAATTGCGCTCCGCCCCGAAATGACGCCGACGCTCGCCCGCCTCGTGATCCAGAAGGCCCGCGAACTCAAGAAGCCGTTCAAGTGGTTCTCCATGCCGCGCCTGTTCCGTTACGAAAAAGCTCAGAAGGGTCGCCTCCGCGAATTCTTCCAGCTGAACATGGACATCATCGGCACCGAAAGCATTTACGCCGAAGCAGACTTGCTCGCCTCCATCGCAACGATGCTCCGCAAGTTCGGCCTCAAGGACTCCGACTTTGCCATTGGCGTTTCGAGCCGCAAGCTCCTCGCCACCTACCTCGAAGAAATTGGTGCCCCGAACCCGGCGCTCGTTTACCCGGTTCTCGATCGTCGCTTGAAAATCGGTCCGGAAGCTTTTGCCAAGGCTCTTACCGAAGCAGGCCTCTCTGAAGCACAGATCAAGCAGCTTGACGATTTCATGAGCTGCAAGTCCATCGAAGAAGTGCGCGCCGCCGTGAAGAGCGAAAACGCAACCGCAGCCCTCAAGGAAATCGAAGACCTCTTTGCAACGCTTGCCGCCGCAGGCTTTAGCGAATGCGTGAACCTCGACCTTTCGATCGTGCGCGGCCTCGCCTACTACACCGGCATTGTGTTCGAAGTGTTCGACAAGGGTAAATCCATGCGCGCCATCGCAGGCGGTGGACGTTACGACAGCCTCACCGAAAAGCTCGGTGGCGACCGCATCCCGGGTGTCGGCTTTGGCATGGGCGACGTCGTGCTCGCCGACCTCCTCCGCGAACGTGGACTTTTGCCGAGCCCGAAGCAGCATGTGGATTTCTACATCGCAAGCTTCACGAACGACATGAAGAAGATTTTCGAAACAGCCCAGGTGTTCCGCGCAAACGGAAACTCTGTCTCTCACCCGCTCGCCACCATGAAGATGGGCAAGCAGTTGGAACAGGCAAACTACCAGGGCGCAAGCATCGTCGTTTATGTCGATGGTGACAAGGCGGCTGAAGGTCAGTTCGAATTCAAGGACCTCCGTGACGGCACCATGCACGTTGGCGATGTCGCCGAAATCATCGAACGCAGCAAACAGAACATCGAATCGAAAAAATCATAA
- a CDS encoding T9SS type A sorting domain-containing protein yields the protein MKNTITLAAIFAASVAYAGTFQTWNGEDGISQVQTGLDNGSETSGYWFSYADNEDGGKSKVNWPVDTSTDTGESLDAVITHCKGVCGVASLSKSTLKYSPFVGIGFNVVGEAVGGGDPEPGDASAWEGICITYTCDISADLELGLGSFDSEIEYANPVAKLSKAKDVPTTKAIPWSKFAQPSWYTGSVKISGTEAAKRLVAVKFKIQANDGDYNFNIKKIGPLTDCSDDSEAINATRSASSAKATLTGRTLSFTGVKSAATAEIINSQGQVVLRGTIDITTSSLNLATLDAGAYMIRVTGKNVNFAKEIMLK from the coding sequence ATGAAAAATACAATCACACTAGCCGCAATCTTTGCAGCATCAGTTGCATACGCCGGAACATTCCAAACATGGAATGGCGAAGACGGAATATCTCAAGTCCAAACAGGACTTGATAATGGTTCTGAAACTTCAGGTTACTGGTTCAGCTATGCCGACAATGAAGACGGAGGTAAATCGAAAGTAAATTGGCCTGTAGACACAAGCACCGACACCGGAGAATCTCTAGATGCGGTAATCACACACTGCAAAGGAGTATGCGGCGTAGCATCTCTGTCTAAGTCCACGTTAAAATACAGCCCCTTTGTCGGTATCGGTTTCAACGTTGTCGGAGAAGCCGTTGGCGGAGGCGACCCAGAACCTGGCGACGCTTCAGCATGGGAAGGCATCTGCATTACTTACACATGCGATATATCAGCAGATCTAGAACTCGGCCTCGGCAGCTTCGATTCAGAAATCGAATACGCAAACCCAGTCGCCAAGCTTTCAAAAGCAAAAGACGTCCCTACAACCAAAGCCATTCCCTGGTCTAAATTCGCGCAACCCAGCTGGTATACGGGTTCAGTAAAAATTTCCGGTACAGAAGCCGCCAAGCGTCTTGTCGCCGTCAAATTCAAGATCCAAGCAAACGATGGCGACTATAATTTCAACATCAAAAAAATCGGCCCCTTAACAGATTGCTCTGACGACAGTGAAGCCATCAATGCAACTCGTAGCGCATCATCGGCCAAGGCTACACTTACCGGTCGCACACTCAGCTTTACCGGAGTCAAATCTGCAGCAACAGCCGAAATCATCAATAGCCAAGGTCAAGTTGTTCTCAGAGGTACAATTGATATCACAACATCTTCGCTCAACCTCGCCACACTCGATGCCGGGGCTTACATGATTCGCGTTACCGGCAAGAACGTCAATTTCGCAAAAGAAATCATGCTGAAATAA
- a CDS encoding T9SS type A sorting domain-containing protein, which translates to MKKFLLAALCAASAIYAGPFETWNGADGNPQVQTGLGNETETNGYWYTYEDYASFSCVTDAIDPPFITCTDATLDICKGFCGTARLHQGTSATKAFIGVGFNIVGETSTTNNTPAAGDASSWGGLCVTYTSDVDLQLELGLGDIVDSTISYANPAVTLPAAKSADILSPNGTNGNKVVVSWSDFKQPSWYDGAVKIDGETAVKQLVAIHFKLQADPGNYDFNICAVGPKDGTCPEKCGTSSTRIQIARGTSAVKAILNGRTLGFTGIKASATVEVMNTLGQVVMKNAINNASDNAATLNLASLDAGIYMVRVSGKNVNFAKKIVLR; encoded by the coding sequence ATGAAAAAATTTTTGTTGGCCGCACTTTGCGCCGCGTCAGCGATTTATGCTGGCCCATTCGAAACCTGGAACGGAGCTGACGGAAATCCACAAGTTCAAACCGGACTTGGGAACGAAACAGAAACAAACGGTTACTGGTACACCTACGAAGACTATGCTTCTTTTTCATGCGTAACAGACGCTATAGATCCACCCTTTATCACTTGCACGGATGCAACGCTTGACATATGTAAAGGATTTTGCGGAACTGCACGCCTCCACCAAGGAACTTCGGCTACAAAAGCTTTTATAGGCGTCGGCTTCAACATTGTTGGCGAAACGTCTACTACCAACAATACTCCAGCCGCAGGCGACGCATCCTCCTGGGGCGGACTTTGTGTTACTTACACTTCAGATGTTGATTTACAACTTGAACTCGGCCTTGGGGACATCGTTGATTCAACCATTTCCTACGCCAATCCAGCAGTAACACTCCCTGCAGCAAAATCCGCAGACATTCTATCGCCCAACGGAACTAACGGCAACAAAGTAGTCGTCAGTTGGTCTGACTTTAAACAACCTTCCTGGTATGACGGAGCCGTAAAAATTGATGGCGAAACCGCAGTCAAGCAACTCGTCGCCATTCACTTCAAGCTTCAAGCAGACCCCGGTAACTACGACTTCAATATCTGCGCGGTCGGTCCGAAAGACGGAACCTGCCCAGAGAAATGCGGAACGTCTAGCACTAGGATTCAAATTGCCCGCGGAACATCCGCAGTCAAAGCTATTTTGAACGGCCGCACGCTCGGATTCACGGGGATCAAGGCCTCCGCAACCGTCGAAGTGATGAACACTCTTGGGCAAGTCGTGATGAAGAACGCCATTAACAACGCTTCGGATAACGCGGCAACACTTAACCTCGCATCGCTCGACGCCGGAATTTATATGGTGCGTGTGAGCGGGAAAAACGTAAATTTTGCAAAGAAGATTGTGCTAAGATAA
- a CDS encoding T9SS type A sorting domain-containing protein — MKNITLATLCAATATFAGQFTTWNGADEDPIVKTGLGNETETQGRWYTYEDNLGSKTICPDDGIDPPYIYCADVILPTCQGFCSIAELDNGSQTDLPYVGFGFNVVGETSFTDVTPAAANVSAWGGLCVTYTSDADLQLELGLGPVVDSTINYANPAVTLPAAKATDILSPNGKDGNKVVVSWSDFKQPSWYDGAVKIDGETAAKQLAAIHFKLQAAPGKYKFNICAVGPKDGTCPEKCGMSSAGIQIVRGTSAVSAVLNGRTLGFTGIKASATVEVMNTLGQVVMKGVINNATSNAATLNLASLDAGIYMVRVSGKSINFAKKIILK; from the coding sequence ATGAAAAATATTACATTGGCTACACTTTGTGCCGCAACGGCAACTTTCGCAGGGCAGTTCACCACATGGAACGGAGCAGATGAAGATCCCATAGTCAAAACCGGACTTGGCAACGAAACAGAAACCCAAGGCCGCTGGTACACTTACGAAGACAACCTTGGTTCAAAAACAATATGCCCAGACGATGGAATCGACCCACCATATATCTATTGCGCCGATGTAATACTCCCCACTTGTCAAGGATTTTGTTCAATAGCAGAACTCGACAACGGCTCTCAAACAGATTTGCCTTATGTCGGTTTTGGTTTCAATGTCGTTGGTGAGACATCTTTTACCGACGTCACCCCAGCCGCAGCCAATGTATCCGCTTGGGGCGGACTCTGCGTAACTTACACTTCCGATGCGGACTTACAACTCGAACTCGGCCTTGGTCCTGTTGTCGATTCAACGATCAATTACGCAAATCCCGCAGTAACACTTCCCGCGGCAAAAGCTACAGACATTCTATCGCCCAACGGAAAAGACGGAAACAAAGTAGTTGTCAGCTGGTCCGACTTTAAACAGCCTTCATGGTACGATGGAGCCGTTAAAATCGACGGCGAGACGGCAGCAAAACAGCTCGCCGCCATACACTTTAAACTTCAGGCAGCCCCCGGCAAATACAAGTTCAACATCTGCGCGGTCGGCCCGAAAGACGGAACATGCCCAGAAAAATGCGGTATGTCTAGTGCAGGAATTCAGATTGTCCGCGGAACATCCGCAGTCAGCGCCGTTTTGAACGGGCGCACGCTTGGATTCACGGGGATCAAGGCCTCCGCAACCGTCGAAGTGATGAACACTCTTGGGCAAGTCGTGATGAAAGGCGTAATTAACAACGCCACGAGTAACGCGGCAACACTTAACCTCGCATCGCTCGACGCCGGAATTTATATGGTGCGTGTGAGCGGGAAAAGCATCAATTTTGCAAAGAAGATTATTTTGAAATAA
- the mdh gene encoding malate dehydrogenase: protein MARKKIALVGAGQIGGTMALVLAQKNLGDVVLIDIPMTQGMPKGKALDIMEGRSVINSSVDLQGSTDYSAIKGADVVIVTAGFPRMPGMSRDDLLDKNCGVIKTVAEAIKENAPDAFVIVITNPLDAMVYNMQKQSGLPANKVIGMAGVLDSARLACFVADELGVSVEDVKALVMGGHGDTMVSIMECVSVGGIPVSQLMSKEKFAELAKRTAGAGGEIVNLLGRGSAFYSPATSAIHMAEAYLLDKKSVFSCAAKLNGEYGVNGLYCGVPVVVGANGVEKILEVKMSAEEKAAFDKSVEACKKNAEWVDAHT, encoded by the coding sequence ATGGCAAGAAAGAAGATTGCACTCGTTGGTGCTGGTCAAATTGGTGGTACAATGGCTCTCGTGCTCGCACAGAAGAACCTCGGCGACGTCGTTCTTATCGACATCCCGATGACTCAGGGCATGCCGAAGGGTAAGGCTCTCGATATTATGGAAGGCCGTTCCGTCATCAATTCGTCTGTTGATCTTCAGGGTTCTACTGATTATTCCGCTATTAAGGGTGCTGACGTTGTTATCGTTACCGCTGGTTTCCCGCGTATGCCGGGCATGAGCCGTGACGACCTCCTCGACAAGAACTGTGGCGTTATCAAGACTGTTGCTGAAGCCATCAAGGAAAATGCTCCGGATGCATTCGTGATCGTTATTACGAACCCGCTCGACGCCATGGTCTACAACATGCAGAAGCAGTCTGGCCTCCCGGCCAACAAGGTTATCGGTATGGCTGGCGTGCTCGACTCTGCTCGTCTCGCTTGTTTCGTCGCTGACGAACTCGGCGTTTCCGTCGAAGACGTCAAGGCTCTCGTTATGGGCGGCCACGGCGACACGATGGTCTCCATCATGGAATGCGTCTCTGTCGGTGGCATCCCGGTTTCTCAGCTCATGAGCAAGGAAAAGTTTGCTGAACTTGCAAAGCGTACTGCTGGTGCAGGTGGCGAAATCGTGAACCTCCTCGGTCGCGGTTCTGCTTTCTACAGCCCGGCTACTTCTGCTATCCACATGGCTGAAGCTTACCTCCTCGACAAGAAGAGCGTGTTCTCCTGCGCTGCTAAGCTCAATGGCGAATACGGCGTGAACGGCCTCTACTGCGGCGTGCCGGTTGTCGTTGGTGCAAACGGTGTCGAAAAGATTCTCGAAGTCAAGATGAGCGCCGAAGAAAAGGCTGCTTTCGACAAGTCTGTCGAAGCTTGCAAGAAGAACGCTGAGTGGGTTGACGCTCATACGTAA